One Anolis carolinensis isolate JA03-04 chromosome 4, rAnoCar3.1.pri, whole genome shotgun sequence DNA window includes the following coding sequences:
- the LOC134298685 gene encoding uncharacterized protein LOC134298685: MEDNAHTFRTESSWVRAIGAVLKRGAASWYVQLHARRDPCLGSLRRFMGALETRFRDPLEQIRAREELKTVSQGQRSVSEYAEEFQCLAEKVPEWSAVTKIELFKEGLRREILSWAVHRDEPDTLRGWIQLAGRVETSLAQARRHRGGLQQRPQMKEGSRKEGSTPAGRRTEPTGNVSASRRGCFVCGRLGHRAAECWQRKGEGGGPPKPRAVAGKRAEEEPPMRHHSGGLDEGEEDAMSGPCY, translated from the exons atggaggacaatgcccacacttttagaacggaatccagctgggtacgggccattggtgcagtgttgaagaggggagcggccagctggtacgttcaactacacgcgcggcgcgacccatgtctggggtcactccgacgctttatgggggccctggagacccgtttccgagacccactggagcagatccgggcgagggaggagttgaagaccgtctcccaggggcagaggtcggtatctgagtatgcggaggagttccaatgcctcgctgaaaaggtgccggaatggtctgcagtgacaaagatagaactcttcaaagaggggctcaggcgggagatcctctcctgggcggtgcatcgtgatgagcctgacacactgcgcggatggattcagctggcggggcgcgtcgagacatcgctggcccaggcgaggaggcaccgaggagggctacagcagcggccgcagatgaaagaggggagccggaaggagggatcaaccccagccgggaggagaacggagccgacagggaacgtgagcgccagcaggaggggctgcttcgtgtgcggccgtttgggccacagggctgccgagtgctggcagagaaaaggggaaggcggaggcccgcccaaaccaagagccgtggcagggaaacgcgccgaggaagaaccaccgatgaggcaccactcgggggggttg gacgaaggggaggaggacgccatgtcaggaccctgctactag